Proteins co-encoded in one Arachis hypogaea cultivar Tifrunner chromosome 11, arahy.Tifrunner.gnm2.J5K5, whole genome shotgun sequence genomic window:
- the LOC112720707 gene encoding sugar transporter ERD6-like 16 isoform X2, whose protein sequence is MAVFHVCSLVTIGAMLGDVTSGQITDFFGRKRAMRMSTAFCITGWLALFFSKDMELELSHVVPIYIAEIAPKNL, encoded by the exons ATGGCAGTTTTCCATGTTTGTTCTTTAGTAACCATTGGTGCAATGCTCGGGGATGTAACGAGTGGCCAGATTACCGATTTCTTTGGCCGGAAAAGG GCAATGAGAATGTCAACAGCATTTTGCATAACAGGATGGTTAGCCCTCTTCTTCTCAAAG GATATGGAATTGGAGTTATCTCATGTG GTTCCTATATATATAGCTGAAATAGCACCAAAGAATCTTTGA
- the LOC112720707 gene encoding sugar transporter ERD6-like 16 isoform X1: MAVFHVCSLVTIGAMLGDVTSGQITDFFGRKRAMRMSTAFCITGWLALFFSKILTRLWKIFHRIWNWSYLMWFLYI, encoded by the exons ATGGCAGTTTTCCATGTTTGTTCTTTAGTAACCATTGGTGCAATGCTCGGGGATGTAACGAGTGGCCAGATTACCGATTTCTTTGGCCGGAAAAGG GCAATGAGAATGTCAACAGCATTTTGCATAACAGGATGGTTAGCCCTCTTCTTCTCAAAG ATCCTTACTCGACTTTGGAAGATTTTTCACAGGATATGGAATTGGAGTTATCTCATGTG GTTCCTATATATATAG